The genome window CCAGGCCGATGAGCGAGTAGATGACGCTCGCCAGCACTCCCTGCACGCTCACCACTGCGCCGAGTAACAGCATCACTTTCCTCCCTGAAAGCCGCCAAACCACAGCAGGGTGCCGCCCGGGCCGCGACGCACGTTGCCCGTCTGCACCTGCCCCCGCTGCTCGTCGCTGAAGGGCGACCAGCCGGTCAACATCAGCGCCGCATAGCCCGCCAGCACCAGCCCACCGAAGTACTTCATGCCGTGCCTCCGTGACTCATGGGCCCTAGCCCTCGAAGTTGCTCTCTGCCCACCGCTGCGTCTCGAAGCCGTGCGAGCGGAACAGGGCCCACGCCGGGCCCAGCAGCAGCAGGATGAACGCGCAGCAGAACCAGCCTCCGTTGGGCGTGTCGTGGGTCAGCCGCACGTTGAACGTCCGGGGGCGCGTCTGGCCCGCCTCGAAGGCCGCCGTGGTGCGCAGCACGTACTTGCCGGCCGGCAGCGCGGACAGCTTCTTCGTCCCCGAGTTGGAGCCCTCGCTCCAGGTGCCATCACTGTCGCTGCCGCTGTAGGAGCTCAGCTCCTCGTAGAAGGTCACCACCTCGCCCGTGTCCTGGTTCACCAGGTCGCCCTGGATGCCCAGCCAGTCGTTGTTGAGCGAGGCGGACACCTCCACCTCGATGTTGCCCCGCTTGCGCAGCTCGAAGGGCTCGCTGAAGTTCATGGCCGACGGCGTGCCGGGCTGGGCCTCCGGGGCCACCACCACCGCCTGCTCCAGCACCTTCTCGTTGGACGCGCGCACGGCGAAGAAGCCGGACAGCAGCAGCAGACCCAGCATCCACATGACGGTCCACACCATCGTGGAGCGCAGGCCCGCCTTGTGCGGGTTGGGCTGGCTGGGGGCGATGCCGTGGGGCTCGGGCATGCCCTCCTTCAGGTTGAAGGCCTCCTTCACCACCTGCGGCGCCAGGTACTCGCCATGGGTGTAGGAGACCTCGTTGTCGGTGGCGTCCACGCTCACCGAGTAGGGCGGCGCCACGTACTCGGTGGCGTGCGCCACCTCGCCGGCCGTCACCTCCCAGTAGAACTCGCCCTGCACCGCCTCCGTGACGGCGGTGACCTCCTGGAAGGCCTTGTAGCGGCGGCTATCGTAGAAGGCCGCCACGTGCGGAACCAGGGACACGTCACCGGCGGGCAGCGGCTTGAGGAACACCCAGTGGCCGTTGGACTGCATCAGCCAGGTGAAGCCGCGCGAGCGGTTGTAGAGGAGGTACTCCTCCCACGGGTAGCGCACGCCCTCCACCGTGCACGAGCGCACCAGGAA of Pyxidicoccus xibeiensis contains these proteins:
- a CDS encoding DUF4178 domain-containing protein, producing the protein MRQEGQCPSCGAEIVFTAGLAQVIVCDHCQTVVARNGAEFESHGKIGRIVPTDSPLQLMAEGRYGKVGYRIVGHLQKDHGAGPWDEWYVEFDDGRWGWISESEGAFHLLFDAGVEEGLSLDDLHPGERLHLRDRGWVIEERGHGRVVSAEGQLPSDVDPTQDAWYVDATGPKGSFLTLDFGTRRSGPEVFTGQALKLEQLGIPAGQLRPRARKVELKQARCTNCNGPLELRAPDKSLRVACPYCGALLDVSQGKLSFLRLLEKPADAPLIPLGAKGKLEDTEWMCIGFLVRSCTVEGVRYPWEEYLLYNRSRGFTWLMQSNGHWVFLKPLPAGDVSLVPHVAAFYDSRRYKAFQEVTAVTEAVQGEFYWEVTAGEVAHATEYVAPPYSVSVDATDNEVSYTHGEYLAPQVVKEAFNLKEGMPEPHGIAPSQPNPHKAGLRSTMVWTVMWMLGLLLLSGFFAVRASNEKVLEQAVVVAPEAQPGTPSAMNFSEPFELRKRGNIEVEVSASLNNDWLGIQGDLVNQDTGEVVTFYEELSSYSGSDSDGTWSEGSNSGTKKLSALPAGKYVLRTTAAFEAGQTRPRTFNVRLTHDTPNGGWFCCAFILLLLGPAWALFRSHGFETQRWAESNFEG